The Myotis daubentonii chromosome 9, mMyoDau2.1, whole genome shotgun sequence genome has a segment encoding these proteins:
- the KBTBD3 gene encoding kelch repeat and BTB domain-containing protein 3 isoform X1: MDNSYAFNQRSSCNGIPSEKTNNLLVSEDHGQKILSVLQNFREQNVFYDFKIIMKDEIIPCHRCVLAACSDFFRAMFEVNMKERDGGSVTITNLSAEAVKAFLDYAYTGKTKITDDNVEMFFQVSSFFQVPFLSKACSDFLIKSINIVNCLQLLSISDSYGSPRLFDHALYFVQHHFSLLFKSSDFLEMNFGVVQKCLESDELDVPEEETVLKVVLNWTKYNLQARQKHLPYLIKKVRLHQLPEETLQDCLLSEECLLKNTNCFDIVMDAIKCVQGSGGLFPDARPSTTEKYIFVHKTEENGENQHTFCYNIKTDSWKILPQSHLIDLPGSSLASYGEKIFLTGGCKGPCCRTVRLHIAESYHDATDQTWCYCPIKNDFCPVSTMKTPRTMHTSVMALNRLFVIGGKTTGSRDIKSLLDVESYNPLSKEWMSVSPLPRGIYYPEASACQNVIYVLGSEVEITDAFNPSLDCFFRYNATTDQWSELVAEFGQFFHATLIKAVPVNCTLYICDLSTYKVYSFCPDTCVWKGEGSFECAGFNAGAVGIEDKIYILGGDYAPDEITDEVQVYHSSRSEWEEVSPMPRALTEFYCQVIRFNKYRDPWFSNHF, encoded by the exons ATGGATAATTCATATGCTTTCAATCAACGAAGCTCATGTAATGGAATTCCATCTGAGAAAACAAACAACTTACTTGTGTCAGAAGATCATGGACAGAAAATCTTGAGTGTACTACAGAATTTTAGAGAACAAAATGTCTTTTATGATTTCAAAATAATCATGAAAGATGAAATAATCCCATGTCATCGTTGTGTGTTAGCAGCGTGCAGTGACTTTTTCAG GGCTATGTTTGAAGTAAACATGAAAGAAAGAGATGGTGGGAGTGTTACCATTACCAATTTGTCCGCCGAAGCAGTAAAAGCCTTTCTTGATTATGCCTATACTGGAAAAACAAAGATAACAGATGATAATGTGGAAATGTTCTTCCAGGTGTCATCGTTTTTTCAAGTTCCCTTCCTATCCAAAGCCTGCAGTGACTTcttaataaaaagtattaatattGTCAATTGTTTACAGTTATTATCTATATCAGATAGCTATGGCTCTCCCCGTTTGTTTGATCATGCATTATACTTTGTACAACATCACTTTTCCTTGTTATTTAAATCCAGTGATTTCTTAGAGATGAATTTTGGAGTAGTGCAGAAATGTCTGGAATCGGATGAATTAGATGTTCCTGAAGAAGAAACTGTCCTGAAAGTTGTCCTGAATTGGACTAAATATAACTTACAAGCAAGGCAAAAGCATCTGCCTTATCTGATTAAAAAAGTAAGATTACATCAATTACCTGAGGAGACACTTCAAGACTGTCTGCTTAGTGAAGAGTGTTTACTCAAAAACACCAACTGTTTTGACATAGTCATGGATGCAATTAAATGTGTGCAAGGTTCTGGTGGACTTTTCCCTGATGCGCGACCATCCACAACTGAAAAATACATCTTTGTTCACAAAACTGAGGAAAATGGCGAAAATCAACATACATTTTGCTATAATATCAAAACTGATTCGTGGAAAATACTGCCACAATCACACCTGATTGATTTGCCCGGATCTAGTCTGGCAAGTTACGGAGAGAAAATATTCTTGACAGGTGGTTGCAAGGGGCCGTGTTGTCGAACAGTTCGGCTTCATATTGCAGAGTCATATCATGACGCCACTGATCAAACCTGGTGCTATTGTCCAATCAAAAATGATTTCTGCCCAGTATCAACCATGAAAACACCCAGAACCATGCATACATCGGTTATGGCTCTTAATAGATTGTTTGTCATAGGTGGAAAGACGACGGGATCTCGGGACATTAAAAGTCTCCTAGACGTTGAATCTTACAACCCTCTTTCCAAAGAATGGATGTCTGTTAGCCCGTTACCCAGGGGCATATACTACCCCGAAGCAAGTGCATGCCAAAATGTAATTTATGTGCTTGGATCAGAGGTAGAAATTACAGATGCCTTTAACCCATCGCTTGATTGCTTTTTTAGATACAACGCTACAACTGATCAGTGGTCTGAATTAGTAGCAGAGTTCGGGCAATTTTTTCATGCCACATTAATTAAAGCTGTCCCGGTAAACTGCACACTGTATATATGTGACCTTTCCACCTACAAGGTTTATAGTTTTTGTCCTGATACTTGTGTCTGGAAGGGTGAAGGATCTTTTGAATGTGCAGGCTTTAATGCAGGTGCTGTTGGAATTGAGGataaaatttacatattaggTGGTGACTACGCACCCGATGAAATCACAGATGAAGTGCAAGTCTACCACAGCAGCAGGTCCGAATGGGAGGAAGTGTCACCGATGCCAAGAGCCTTAACTGAGTTTTACTGCCAGGTGATTCGGTTTAACAAATACCGGGACCCCTGGTTTTCTAACCATTTCTAA
- the KBTBD3 gene encoding kelch repeat and BTB domain-containing protein 3 isoform X2, producing MFEVNMKERDGGSVTITNLSAEAVKAFLDYAYTGKTKITDDNVEMFFQVSSFFQVPFLSKACSDFLIKSINIVNCLQLLSISDSYGSPRLFDHALYFVQHHFSLLFKSSDFLEMNFGVVQKCLESDELDVPEEETVLKVVLNWTKYNLQARQKHLPYLIKKVRLHQLPEETLQDCLLSEECLLKNTNCFDIVMDAIKCVQGSGGLFPDARPSTTEKYIFVHKTEENGENQHTFCYNIKTDSWKILPQSHLIDLPGSSLASYGEKIFLTGGCKGPCCRTVRLHIAESYHDATDQTWCYCPIKNDFCPVSTMKTPRTMHTSVMALNRLFVIGGKTTGSRDIKSLLDVESYNPLSKEWMSVSPLPRGIYYPEASACQNVIYVLGSEVEITDAFNPSLDCFFRYNATTDQWSELVAEFGQFFHATLIKAVPVNCTLYICDLSTYKVYSFCPDTCVWKGEGSFECAGFNAGAVGIEDKIYILGGDYAPDEITDEVQVYHSSRSEWEEVSPMPRALTEFYCQVIRFNKYRDPWFSNHF from the coding sequence ATGTTTGAAGTAAACATGAAAGAAAGAGATGGTGGGAGTGTTACCATTACCAATTTGTCCGCCGAAGCAGTAAAAGCCTTTCTTGATTATGCCTATACTGGAAAAACAAAGATAACAGATGATAATGTGGAAATGTTCTTCCAGGTGTCATCGTTTTTTCAAGTTCCCTTCCTATCCAAAGCCTGCAGTGACTTcttaataaaaagtattaatattGTCAATTGTTTACAGTTATTATCTATATCAGATAGCTATGGCTCTCCCCGTTTGTTTGATCATGCATTATACTTTGTACAACATCACTTTTCCTTGTTATTTAAATCCAGTGATTTCTTAGAGATGAATTTTGGAGTAGTGCAGAAATGTCTGGAATCGGATGAATTAGATGTTCCTGAAGAAGAAACTGTCCTGAAAGTTGTCCTGAATTGGACTAAATATAACTTACAAGCAAGGCAAAAGCATCTGCCTTATCTGATTAAAAAAGTAAGATTACATCAATTACCTGAGGAGACACTTCAAGACTGTCTGCTTAGTGAAGAGTGTTTACTCAAAAACACCAACTGTTTTGACATAGTCATGGATGCAATTAAATGTGTGCAAGGTTCTGGTGGACTTTTCCCTGATGCGCGACCATCCACAACTGAAAAATACATCTTTGTTCACAAAACTGAGGAAAATGGCGAAAATCAACATACATTTTGCTATAATATCAAAACTGATTCGTGGAAAATACTGCCACAATCACACCTGATTGATTTGCCCGGATCTAGTCTGGCAAGTTACGGAGAGAAAATATTCTTGACAGGTGGTTGCAAGGGGCCGTGTTGTCGAACAGTTCGGCTTCATATTGCAGAGTCATATCATGACGCCACTGATCAAACCTGGTGCTATTGTCCAATCAAAAATGATTTCTGCCCAGTATCAACCATGAAAACACCCAGAACCATGCATACATCGGTTATGGCTCTTAATAGATTGTTTGTCATAGGTGGAAAGACGACGGGATCTCGGGACATTAAAAGTCTCCTAGACGTTGAATCTTACAACCCTCTTTCCAAAGAATGGATGTCTGTTAGCCCGTTACCCAGGGGCATATACTACCCCGAAGCAAGTGCATGCCAAAATGTAATTTATGTGCTTGGATCAGAGGTAGAAATTACAGATGCCTTTAACCCATCGCTTGATTGCTTTTTTAGATACAACGCTACAACTGATCAGTGGTCTGAATTAGTAGCAGAGTTCGGGCAATTTTTTCATGCCACATTAATTAAAGCTGTCCCGGTAAACTGCACACTGTATATATGTGACCTTTCCACCTACAAGGTTTATAGTTTTTGTCCTGATACTTGTGTCTGGAAGGGTGAAGGATCTTTTGAATGTGCAGGCTTTAATGCAGGTGCTGTTGGAATTGAGGataaaatttacatattaggTGGTGACTACGCACCCGATGAAATCACAGATGAAGTGCAAGTCTACCACAGCAGCAGGTCCGAATGGGAGGAAGTGTCACCGATGCCAAGAGCCTTAACTGAGTTTTACTGCCAGGTGATTCGGTTTAACAAATACCGGGACCCCTGGTTTTCTAACCATTTCTAA